In Hyphomicrobiales bacterium, the sequence TCATAGGCGAGCGCCGCCGCAGGCGTCTCCAATGCCGTGGCGATAGGACGCCCCTGCGCGTCCGCAAGCAGCGCCAAGGCGCGCGTCAGGACCTGTCCGGCATTGCGAAGCCAGCCGCCCCAATTGCCGGAATGATAGGCCCGCTCCCGCAAAGAGACGGAGATCTCCAGATCGATGACGCCGCGGGCACCGAGAAACAGGGTCGGGCGCTGGCTTGACCAGCGGGGGCCGTCCGAGGCGATCAGCAGATCCGCCTTCAACGCGTCGCGATGCCGGCGGCAGAAGGCCTCAAGCCCCGGTGAACCGGCCTCCTCGCCCATCTCCATCAGCAGAACCGTGTTGAAGCCGAGATGGCCTCGCTCCGCGAGCACGATCGAAAGCGCCGCCAGATTGACGCTGTGCTGACCCTTGTTGTCGGCGCTGCCGCGCCCGTAGAGGCGCTCGCTGCGACGGGTCAGCACCCAGGGATCGAGCCCTTCCGACCACTCCGCCGGATCGGCCTGGACCACGTCGCCATGGCCGTAGAGCAGAATCGTCGGCAGGTCCGGCGCCTCCTCGCGCCGGGCGATCAGCACGGGCAGCGGACTCAGATCCGGCTCGACGACGATCTCGCTGACGAAGCCCATCGCATCGAGGGTCGGCACGATCTCGTCGGCGAGATAGCCGTGCAAGGCCGGTCCGGCCGAGCGGTCGCCGCTCGGCGTCGCCATGGCGACGCGGCGCGACAGGTCCCGCAGGAGCCGCCCGTCGGCGATATAGGCCTCGACCGCGCGGCGCAGACGCTGCTCCTGATCGGTGTCGGTCATCGCCCCTCCCTGTATGGCAGCCGCTACGACGCCGGAGCGACGGCCAACGCCGTCTCCAGAACCGTCTCGATCGCATCGCCAAGCCGCTGGCTCCATGCGAGGCAGCCGTCCTCGTCCGCGATCAGGTCGTGGCGGATCTCGACCAAGGTCGACGGAATCCGGCGGGCATCGCCATGGGCGGGAATCGTCTGATCGTGCTCGTCGATCCGGTAGGGCTCATCGAGGGCGATCGTCAGGGCGCGGTCCGCCGCGAGAACGTCGTGCAAGGCGCGGCTCGGCCAATCGATCGCTCCGGGCAGGAAACCGACATGCCACGGCCGGGCACGGCCGAGATAGACCGGCGTGAAGCTATGCATCGCGACGAGCAGGGTCGACAGGCCCCGCTCCGTGCGCCGTCGCAGCAGAGCTGCGACCTCGTCCTGGAAGGGTTGCCAGACCTCGGAAATCCGATCCAGGCGCTCGGTCTGGGCGAGCCCGACATTCCCCGGGATGGGCGTCGCCTCACTGAGCTCCGGAATGAGGCTGGGCGCTCCGAGGTTCCGGTTGCAGTCGATCACGAGGCGCGAATAGCGCTGCCAGATCAGCGGCGCACCGAACCGCTCGGCCAGGAGCTCGGCCACTCGAAACGCCCCGACATCCCAGGCGATGTGCCGAACCATGTCCTGCGGCGAGACACCCAGGTCGCCGCAGCGGCGCGGCAGGAGGTTGCCCGCATGCTCGCAGACGAAGACCACGGACGCCGATGAATCGAGACGGCGCGCAGCGACGGGGTGAGGTTCGTGAGGTTCGATCAGCATGGCGACGACACGAAAATGCAGGTGGGACCAAAATTTATCAAACGCGCTTC encodes:
- a CDS encoding M20_dimer domain-containing protein, yielding MTDTDQEQRLRRAVEAYIADGRLLRDLSRRVAMATPSGDRSAGPALHGYLADEIVPTLDAMGFVSEIVVEPDLSPLPVLIARREEAPDLPTILLYGHGDVVQADPAEWSEGLDPWVLTRRSERLYGRGSADNKGQHSVNLAALSIVLAERGHLGFNTVLLMEMGEEAGSPGLEAFCRRHRDALKADLLIASDGPRWSSQRPTLFLGARGVIDLEISVSLRERAYHSGNWGGWLRNAGQVLTRALALLADAQGRPIATALETPAAALAYEPLFDRLLAPGEAGLPEPDAGWGDVEASPAARLLNRNNLEIIALDFGDVERPVYAIGPRARALCQVSFLPETDPATFAPAFEAIFRQAGLDGVEVRPTGFLMPASRTAPDHPVVAWALAALERWSGKSVDLLPNFGGALPNWIFRNELNLPTLWVPHSYNGCAQHAPDEHALKPILDEGLLMMAGLFWEAGAKPERLHRLLARL
- a CDS encoding putative N-formylglutamate amidohydrolase (Evidence 3 : Putative function from multiple computational evidences) yields the protein MLIEPHEPHPVAARRLDSSASVVFVCEHAGNLLPRRCGDLGVSPQDMVRHIAWDVGAFRVAELLAERFGAPLIWQRYSRLVIDCNRNLGAPSLIPELSEATPIPGNVGLAQTERLDRISEVWQPFQDEVAALLRRRTERGLSTLLVAMHSFTPVYLGRARPWHVGFLPGAIDWPSRALHDVLAADRALTIALDEPYRIDEHDQTIPAHGDARRIPSTLVEIRHDLIADEDGCLAWSQRLGDAIETVLETALAVAPAS